In one window of Nicotiana tabacum cultivar K326 chromosome 12, ASM71507v2, whole genome shotgun sequence DNA:
- the LOC107770984 gene encoding bidirectional sugar transporter SWEET1a isoform X2: MRDIKILHTTFGILGDVFGLLLFMAPMITFKRIIRKKSTEQFSSMPYLISLLQCLLSAWYSLPFVSPNNLLVTVISAIGIGLEATYVLIFLIFSPKKGKAKICGYLFVVLSIFSSLALVSILAFHGNKRKLFCGFAFAAACVMMYGSPLSVMRLVIKSKSVEYMPFFLSLSVFINSTSWLIFALLGKDPFIFVPNAAGTILGAAQLILYAVYRDKKEVKKDGINESVDQMRTGKLQDEKIVDIQNENANP, encoded by the exons ATGAGAGACATCAAAATTCTCCACACTACTTTCGGAATTTTAG GAGATGTTTTTGGTTTATTACTCTTCATGGCGCCCAT GATTACATTCAAAAGGATTATTAGGAAGAAATCAACAGAACAGTTCTCTAGCATGCCTTATCTAATAAGTCTGCTCCAATGCTTGCTCTCAGCCTG GTACAGTTTACCTTTTGTGTCACCAAACAACCTGCTGGTAACTGTCATCAGTGCCATAGGCATTGGCCTGGAGGCAACTTACGTGCTTATTTTCCTCATATTTTCCCCCAAGAAAGGGAAGGCCAAGATCTGCGGATACCTCTTTGTGGTCCTTTCTATCTTCTCTAGTCTGGCCTTGGTTTCCATATTGGCATTTCATGGCAATAAAAGGAAGCTCTTTTGTGGCTTTGCGTTTGCAGCTGCTTGTGTTATGATGTATGGTTCTCCTCTCTCTGTAATG AGGCTGGTGATCAAATCTAAAAGTGTGGAGTACATGCCCTTCTTCTTGTCTCTATCTGTTTTCATCAACAGTACTTCATGGTTAATCTTCGCCCTGCTTGGAAAGGATCCTTTCATTTTT GTTCCAAATGCTGCCGGAACTATATTAGGAGCTGCACAGTTGATTTTATATGCAGTTTATCGTGATAAAAAAGAAGTTAAGAAAGACGGAATTAATGAATCAGTAGATCAGATGAGGACTGGGAAACTCCAAGACGAGAAGATAGTTGACATCCAAAATGAGAATGCAAATCCATAA
- the LOC107770987 gene encoding bidirectional sugar transporter SWEET1-like, with protein sequence MGHVIKILHTTFGLFGNVFGILLFLAPLITFKRIIMKRSTEKFSGVPYLMSLFNCLFSAWYGLPFVSANNTLLTVLASIGGGLEAIYVLIFLIFAPKREKIKMSGTLFVVLSIFSIVALVSVLTLHGNKRKLLCGLAFAITCIMMFAAPLTVMRQVIKSKSVEYMPFFLSLSVFNSSTSWAIYGLLGKDPFIIVPNAIGTLLGSVQLILYAIYRDNKGEGKKDEMNGSIETGLGKFQEKKLDCVENEMQKNITEKNMEANKMDYEL encoded by the exons ATGGGTCATGTCATCAAAATTCTCCACACGACCTTCGGACTTTTTG GAAATGTTTTTGGTATATTACTCTTCTTGGCGCCCTT GATTACATTCAAAAGGATTATTATGAAGAGATCAACAGAGAAATTTTCGGGTGTGCCATATTTAATGAGTCTGTTCAACTGCTTGTTCTCAGCTTG GTATGGTCTGCCTTTTGTGTCAGCGAACAACACGTTGTTAACAGTTCTGGCTTCTATAGGTGGTGGGTTGGAGGCAATCTATGTGTTAATTTTCCTCATATTTGCACCCAAGAGGGAGAAGATTAAGATGTCTGGAACTCTATTTGTGGTGCTTTCCATATTTTCAATCGTGGCTTTGGTCTCTGTGTTAACACTCCATGGCAATAAAAGAAAGCTCCTTTGTGGCTTAGCTTTTGCTATTACCTGTATTATGATGTTTGCTGCTCCTCTTACTGTTATG AGGCAAGTGATCAAATCTAAAAGTGTAGAGTACATGCCATTCTTCTTGTCACTATCTGTATTCAACTCTAGTACCTCATGGGCAATCTACGGCTTGCTTGGGAAGGACCCCTTCATTATT GTACCAAATGCAATTGGAACTTTATTAGGATCGGTGCAGTTGATTTTATATGCAATTTATCGCGATAACAAAGGGGAAGGCAAGAAAGACGAAATGAACGGTTCAATCGAAACAGGGCTTGGAAAATTCCAAGAAAAGAAGCTAGATTGCGTCGAAAATGAGATGCAGAAAAATATAACTGAGAAAAATATGGAAGCAAATAAGATGGATTATGAACTATAG